In one Oryzias latipes chromosome 13, ASM223467v1 genomic region, the following are encoded:
- the LOC101169720 gene encoding sodium channel subunit beta-4 isoform X1 → MASTDSGSSVSAPHRSGDLFHAGLAVALLLGVWSVGGLEVTTGKVSLIEAVNGSTVLLPCNYHSCIGIKNLFFKWTFRNNGSEQALCEGNIPAEKIEPTYSISHDRVTFVGSSTTSNISILLWNITFEDEGQYICFARNPKEKNRNHSAVLTLRVVDQMKEVDNTLTVLIVSVLGGVIGLVVIIMVIKALVVHFLLKDDEKNKECLVTSSGNDNTENGLSGAKADNKGTPKA, encoded by the exons ATGGCGTCCACGGACAGCGGTTCAAGTGTCTCTGCGCCCCACAGATCAGGGGATCTGTTCCACGCAGGACTGGCAGTTGCACTTCTCCTGG GTGTGTGGAGTGTTGGTGGACTGGAGGTTACAACAGGCAAAGTGTCTTTAATTGAAGCAGTCAATGGCTCTACAGTTCTGCTGCCCTGTAATTATCACTCTTGCATTGGCATCAAAAACCTTTTCTTCAAGTGGACGTTTCGTAACAACGGAAGTGAGCAGGCG TTATGTGAGGGAAACATTCCTGCAGAAAAAATAGAGCCCACCTATTCAATTTCACATGATCGTGTGACGTTTGTTGGTTCCTCAACGACAAGCAACATCTCCATCTTGTTGTGGAACATCACCTTTGAGGATGAAGGACAGTACATCTGCTTTGCCAGGAacccaaaagagaaaaatcgCAACCACAGTGCTGTCTTAACCCTTAGAGTCGTTGACCAAA TGAAAGAGGTGGACAATACTTTGACAGTCCTTATCGTCTCGGTGCTGGGTGGAGTCATCGGCTTAGTTGTTATCATCATGGTTATAAAAGCCTTGGTGGTTCACTTCCTGCTGAAGGATGATGAGAAAAA TAAAGAGTGCCTGGTGACCTCCTCAGGGAACGACAACACAGAAAATGGACTTTCAGGAGCCAAAGCCGACAACAAGGGGACACCAAAGGCATAA
- the LOC101169720 gene encoding sodium channel subunit beta-4 isoform X2 encodes MASTDSGSSVSAPHRSGDLFHAGLAVALLLGVWSVGGLEVTTGKVSLIEAVNGSTVLLPCNYHSCIGIKNLFFKWTFRNNGSEQALCEGNIPAEKIEPTYSISHDRVTFVGSSTTSNISILLWNITFEDEGQYICFARNPKEKNRNHSAVLTLRVVDQMKEVDNTLTVLIVSVLGGVIGLVVIIMVIKALVVHFLLKDDEKKHEKGQQSKH; translated from the exons ATGGCGTCCACGGACAGCGGTTCAAGTGTCTCTGCGCCCCACAGATCAGGGGATCTGTTCCACGCAGGACTGGCAGTTGCACTTCTCCTGG GTGTGTGGAGTGTTGGTGGACTGGAGGTTACAACAGGCAAAGTGTCTTTAATTGAAGCAGTCAATGGCTCTACAGTTCTGCTGCCCTGTAATTATCACTCTTGCATTGGCATCAAAAACCTTTTCTTCAAGTGGACGTTTCGTAACAACGGAAGTGAGCAGGCG TTATGTGAGGGAAACATTCCTGCAGAAAAAATAGAGCCCACCTATTCAATTTCACATGATCGTGTGACGTTTGTTGGTTCCTCAACGACAAGCAACATCTCCATCTTGTTGTGGAACATCACCTTTGAGGATGAAGGACAGTACATCTGCTTTGCCAGGAacccaaaagagaaaaatcgCAACCACAGTGCTGTCTTAACCCTTAGAGTCGTTGACCAAA TGAAAGAGGTGGACAATACTTTGACAGTCCTTATCGTCTCGGTGCTGGGTGGAGTCATCGGCTTAGTTGTTATCATCATGGTTATAAAAGCCTTGGTGGTTCACTTCCTGCTGAAGGATGATGAGAAAAA gcaCGAAAAAGGACAGCAATCAAAACAT TAA